gaaagtacagaaaattaaattaaattttttcgttttcatcATTAATCATTTTAACGGGCGTAGCTTggataattttaatctcgatgACTTTTACCTTGATTTTAATCTTGACCCTCACGAAGGTCTTAACTGGCAGTCACGCTCCGCCCATGCATTCATTTTACAGTAAATATACCTATAGTCACAATTAGGTTAGCGTATTCAATACTCGTTTGCatactctatttttatttcttgataaCTCTAATCAATAATAAGCGACGACTACAAATTTTacggtttaaaaattattttttgtttgtaacaCTAATAACAGACCATCTCTCatcgtatattaaaataaacgcaCACAAATAGTGACAGTTTTACATGCATTGTAAATAACTTAATTCACTGTAAATATATCAGAATTCCACGCTCGTGCCACGAAAAAATGTGCATTCGATAAACACGAGCAAACAATTTAAGATATGTAcatcttgaaaaattatgtatttcaaAGTATCGTACAATTGTTAATGATACTGTATGAAATATCACActgtaaaatatgtacatgtatatatttgagaaattaatattaatagtactAGTTGACGCTGATTTCTCGAGCACCTCCGGACGGAGTCGCTATGTAGAATGCAGGCGTGCCGGGATATCTAtaagtgaaaatattttaatagcatttatataaaacggaGCAAAGCTTAACTTAATACAGACGGAAAGGATATTAACTTTGCTTTCATATGTTGAATTGCCTTATCCACCGCGTCCTTTCTCAATAAAGTTACGGTGCAACCACCGAAGCCCGCGCCTGTCAAGCGGCTTCCTAACACGCCGTCTACCTCCCTGGCCGCTGAGACCAGTGAATCAAGCTCCTTGGACGAGACCTCGTAATCGTCGCGCAATGAATCGTGACTTTCATTCATCAATCGTCCGAATTGCTGAAAGTCGCCTTTCTCAAGCGCCACCGCAGCATTCAGAGTTCGTTGAATTTCCGTGACCACGTGACGAGCTCTTTTCACAATACGATCGGACGCATTTCGCGATGTTAAGGCTAAAAACATGTTAGTCTGTCATGTATAGAGAAACGAAGAGTGGCAacctaattaataaaataaaattcaggtgaagaatattataaaattaaagaatatatgtatatatacataaaatcttCTATCATTACCTAGGATATCATTCATATTTGCATCTCTCAAACTCTTCTTGCCCAACATTTTCGCGGCTTCGTAACAACAATCTCTACGCTCGCAATAGGCGCTCGAGCTCAGTTTGTGCGGTGCGTTCGAATTCGTTATGAGAAAAGCGTAGTTATCTATGTGCAGCATGGGTATTTGCTTAGTGACAAGATCGCGACAGTCGAGCAAAAGCGCGCAGCCTTCCTTGCCCATCGCTGAGATAAACTGGTCCATTATACCGCACGGCACTCCAGCGAAGTCATGCTCCGCTTTTTGACATGCTAAAGCCTACGTATAACATGTAAATACACCcatgtataatatgtttttgatggattaattaatgttttttatttgggattaattaaaaattgtataaggTATGAGTAATTCAGTTGTGATACATGGATGAATGAAAAAATGAATGGGCGGACGAATGGATGGATATTTCAGAATATAGAAAAGAGTTTCTTAgcctttaaaaaatttttacaaaaagtctATTCAAATCTTAGACGCGCGCAATGAAcagagattttatttataaatttcgttATATCATTATGATGTGCTACTCGGTTTAAAATGATAGTTATcagcaattattaattctataagaaattacatatatattacctaatgtcacattatattattatgttatactgttagaaaaaattatgatcgCTGAAAGATCGTAGTTACCTTCTGCTCTGGTTTCTCCGGTTTTTTCCCGCTCAAGGTCTCCAAGAAGGTGTACGTCGCTACTTCTAGAGCCGCAGAACTACTAAGTCCGGCGCCTGCTGGCACAGTCGATACAATTACGGCATTAAACGCGGGTACGTCAcctaaaaatgtatattagtCAGTTGCGTTGTGTTCCAGGATTATCGTGATCgtcgatttttatattcaacttTCTTGGTAAACGTTTTTTAACTGTGGATTTAATTGAGCTTCTGGCTTCTTTAATTTCGAGATTCTGAATAAATTATGTGAAGGATCATGATAATTGAAGTCGCAAGTAACTTACAAATGAAATTGGCGATGCATCCTTTTATATAGTTCGCCCATTTTGGTTCTCCTGGTTTAATATCAGCACGACTTCCAGCTTCAAATTCGAATTCGTTTGTAGCGCCGACTACGTCGTTCAAGGAAAGAACTCTGGTTTTCTTACCACCGTGAGACCTCCCGGCTATCACCGTGACCATCGGTAGCGCCTGATAATTATTccgaaattattaattgtttcgtTAACGATAAGTCGTTGTTTTATTGCCGTTAAACGGCGGTGAAGTCTGGTTAAACCGTTCTGCATTTGATAACttgtatattatacgtataaatcaattataaaaatagctgcggtttttctattaaatgcaaataatacGGATCTATGAACAAGTATATTCGTTATCAAATaggataaaaaagaagaactctgagaaaaactttttcaattaataagaaagaatGCAATGACAGCTTTCATAATCGCGGATAATCGATAACGTCCATACCATCGTGTTACGAATgccaatattattttattacagcaTTGATCtgtgttattattttagtagTTTTTAAACCATCCCAAAGTAATGTagtaaatttaacaaataatagcAAATTCGATCACTTAAACGTTAATCTGCacggtaaaaattaattcttatataaaactattttattgtaaaaatatcatgcatacacacacacacacacacacacacatagatATTTTAGCAGGAGATATGTTGGATATCTCTTATCGGTCAAAGTGTAGCAATTAATCTTTAAAGCGCACCAGAGTAGTGCAGGCGATTAAATTAACTACAAATCTTATTTGCATTCTTTAGTTATGTAATCGACAGTTCAGCGCGCTAAAATAACGCGACGATGTCACGTGGCCCATTGGCGCAAGCTGTAACTCCGTGATAAtgataatagtaattaattacaatccatgcataattaattacacttCCCATGAATTAAGATCAATTTCGGATTGTATTTAAATCTACTTACGCTACGTGCGGTTTTTTTCCCATTTCAtcaagtatattatttatagtagAAGGAGAgaacagaaaaagaataaagaaaaaaataaagataactTACTCGGAGGGGGGGAATTTATTTCGCGTTGTGCTTTTTATAAGTTTGTCACGTTTAGAGCAAGATAACAAATATTGGCGATTTTCGAGGGCAAGCACAAAGCGTAAATATTTTGCGTGCGCGATGCAGAGGAGATTTTTACCATCGGCAGTACGAAGCCCTCGTTGTAGTCGGTGTGCTCGCCGATGAGATTAACGCGTCCCGGCGCGTACGCGCAAACGGCGGCCTGTCCGCCGAAATTCTCGGCGAAGGCCCGCAACGCCTTCGCCTTAACGCTATCGACGTCGGGGAGCGATGCCGCCATGCCGAAATATCGTCCGGTTTTCGCACTTGAGATGCACGACGGAACGCGAAATCTACGGAGGAAGCAAGGGATTAAAAGCGGCGAGCTCGCAGATAATAAACCAGCCGCGCGCGGCCGACAGTCGTGACGATACTGATGCTAATATAAATCTCCTTACGTGATTAGGGGACAGCAACGACGTCGTTATCAGCGCAACCTTTGACTATACGTGCCTCGATGTAGAATCTCAAAGATACACCGGTGCTCTTTGCCTGCgagtgaaattataaaatatgttattgtaCAACTGTTATTGCAAATTGTGTCACagatgataaatatatatgtattaatttttcgggatattattttttatttaagccattcgttatatttcttattataaggCCTAGCTTggctataataattaataataagaaataggtgttattatttatgtatttagaCAGCTGTCACGACAGCAAGTACAGATATCCATAACACGTCATTCGTTGCATGAGCATTTTTTgggaatattaattatcaatccAAATTTTGCTCATATACACGAgcaatgataaaaatacaattattaaattaaaatattaataatttatcagttACTCGtacaaagtaataaaatctatcttattatataatattatatatattataaaatattaaattaatattgaatattaattactaattgaTTAATGaaggattaaatatatttaattattaaaaattattaaattaaaattgataccatatattattgaaaaatataaatattatatgtatatttaattaatattaatattaatattaaataaatacacattGAAAACACACGTATACGCCACCAAATGCACTGCATATacgtatgtaaaattataaaaagaaatttatcctgaaataatatctctctctctctctctctctctctctctctctctttctgtgacgtgaattataaagaaataatcggtttttaataatatatatagcatcTTCTCAAGTGTAACGTGTATAGCTATATGCATACTAAAGCGACATTTGATTTCCAGCGAACGCGATCCAGTTGCGCGACTTTTACTACCACCATTCCCGTTAAATGTGTCGCCAGCACTGACAACAGTGACAACGATGCAGGCAGATGCAGGTGTTCCCGCTGACGAGGCTCGGCTGACGTGTGTGTCGCGGCAATAAACCGATTTCCCCGGGAGGAGGTATACTATGGAGACGCCGCGGTCAATTTAACACCAATATTCCGCGGAGAATGTGCCATGTCGGTCTCGGATCCTCTCATCAAGGAGCTGAAAGGTAATCCTGCCGTCGAACGGGTCAGGTTAGACGGACCGTTAAACGCACGCCAAAGGGCTTTTATGACTTTTATTCCCTTTCGTATGcacgatttttcttttcaaaattatccGGGTGTACGTCATCAATTTTCAGTCATTGttttagtaatttattcacttttctttttggaaaaaaatattcaataacttTTGATGACGTGACAAATATTGCTTTAGTTAATGGTGTTTTAATAggatataaatgaaaaatgttgAAGTTGTGTGCTGAgtgaaaaatgttgaaatttttaattgattaaaaatattagtctTATCAATATATCAATGTATTTAGATATTGGAAATGACAGGAATCATTATCATGTGTCGATAAAATATCAAGTCATTatcttcatatatattttccaagaaacaaaaaaatgtttttctttgcCAACGTTTTcagaaatacataatatttcttcGTCATCATTAAGTATACTTTCTCGTTAATCATATTGACAAATTTTGTTACCCTGTCTATAAAAAGTAATGTACCTGAGCTTGTAGAATAATCTTATGACATCTTTTCAGGATGGACTCGGAAGCTGATAGAACATGCTAAGGAAATCACTGATGAAAATGAAGATCTGTGCCACTTTTGCAAGTGCTTGGAAAATTGCTTGCAAAAGGATTTACTGCCTCCTATCGATAGTGTTGGCTACTTCAAGGTACCTTACGCATGGCACTGGTTAGAGTATGTCGCCGAGAAGAATTACAGGTGAAGCGACTTTCTTATTCCTTCTTCAATGTCTATGATTTCATGTATTGCCTGCTATTTAACGTCAATGTGATTTCTAGTGGTTACAGTACGTTCCTCTTGGTAGTCGAGCAAGTGAAGCAAAATGCTAAGGTGCGTACACCTGCCGGGCGACTGCGTCTCCTGATAAGAGCATGCCTCGTGCGAAGATGTCTTCACATGCCGGTAGAAATATTGGTGAGACGTCACGCCAAATGCACTTGATCCACGTCCATTGTGCACATTTGTTAATTTGGTCGTGGAAATTTATATCTTCAGAACAGAATACCAACTTTAGCTGCCGAGTTTTACAACTTGAAAAGCATTTTGGGAGATGATATTCTACGAGAGATACTACTGTCCGTGCTATTGCAGTGCagtaaatttaactttaaactgaatttaagAAATGCATCTTTCTTAGACGACACCTGGCAAATGCCGAAATGTGCAGCATTGGAGCTGGTACCTTGCAAAAGTTTAGGCATCTCTGTATGGTAAGCGATTGTTGTGATAAGAATGAAGGAGCCGTGTGAATCTTATTCGCTGCTATTGCAGTTTCACCAGCGACAAGGCGTTAATTGTGAATGTCCACGAGAAATCGGTAGCTGCTGAAGATGTAAGAAAAAGATCTCTCTGAGTATCTAactatttaactttttaaaatttgtaaatgtttaattgttatttacacGCTACATGTAAATCAGAATAAAGTCGAGATCGGAGATGTACTGGACGAGATAAACGAGAATGTCATCAATGGCGATAGTAAGGGAAAACTACGTAAAATTATGAAGAAGGCTAATGGACAACCGATAATGCTACATATCATTAAGGTAATCTAGCAAATGAcgactaataaaaatatattataaaaaaataatttatataacggATATGTGATTGCTGTGTATTTTCAGCATTATACCAAAAAATCCTGTGAGCTTTATGAACCAATAGTgcatcttataaaaaattctgatatcGAGAGCATGAAGTCCTTGATACAAATATCACGATTAGACCAAGTGGAAGGAGCCACTAAAAAAACTCAGATATCTAAATCAGGGAGTAAAACATTAGGCAGCGGATTCTTCGTGAAATACTGCGGCTCTGTGCATGTCGGCGCAGAGGGAGACGTTAAGCAGATTGAGAAAGCAATTTGGCATTTATTGAAATCCGGAGAAGTAAAACAAGTGCCTGTGCGATTCGAATGCTTAGAAATTGGAATTGTAGTAACCCGAGAAGTAGACAATCAGGTAAATAAATAGAGCGTAATCAcagatttaaaagaattatcgGAAGTTATAAATAGCTTCTATTTCACTTATTAAATTCAAGATAATTTAGgaaatatacgtaatatatatatgcattaaattaaacaatattcttttttttttttagacaatatGCAAACAAAGTTATATGGAAATATCATCATGTGGACGTACTATCAATATCCCAGATTATTTCGCATTCATCGCAGGGTGAGTTCTATCAAATTAATGTTAGCATAGATATGTTTTAAAGTCATATGCGCATAACTTACTTATGTCATCTATTATCATTTTCAGAGAAACAAATTGTAACGTGGCAACAAAATTTGATGCTTACATCTTTCATCATCGAAATGAAAACGAGGTCCAACAAATATTACAGAGTCTGGGACAAGGGTTTCAACGTACTCATTTTGCAGTATAagcaatttatgtatataataatggaTTCATTTAACTATAGAGCAAAAGGAACCTTATTATCTTcctcatattatttattaatagttttCCTCAAATCTGTGAGACCAAAGAACTTAATAAAATCACCAAAGTTATCCATATTACGAATAAtcagtttattttattcgatagcaattataataatttttctgacgtctctttcgtatattttttgtgtgcgcatcttattacataattattattaatattattgttaataatcaCTCGTGCATACTATCACAAAGAAACCTAAGAGTGGACACGCCTGGGTTTTAAGTTTTAAGTGAAACCTGTCCATTAGTCACAAAATGTGCATCTTGAACCGCGTAGCCACGTCCAcgaatattcaatatttccaATGGGTAACACGTTACGTCCACGAGTGTTTCCAATGGGTAACACGTCAGGTCCACGAATACCTTCAACAAGTAACACACCAGATCCACGAATGTTTCCAATGGATAACACATCACGTCCACGATCGTCGACTCTGTCTCATAGCCTTCCGAGATAATTTCCTATGAGAAACCAACaattaaagaacaaaatatGCTTGTTACGGAACATTCAGCAAGAACACACAGATACCATGTTACATAATTGACTATTGACTGTGGAAATTTTTGGgactacaaaaattaatattggatATAGTTAACattgtacatatgtacgttTCTTGCACGAAACCACTCGTATaagcataatatatatactaagaaatttattataattacaaaattttgtattaaaaaaaaatattaaatttatatcaaatttatattgtatttaaaatttagaattatgtTCTCGATTATAATAATCTATTGAAAAGTTAGAAAACAAATGGTACGTTTAGAGCGTAatattgtaacaataataataaaaatgaattaattggAACACCCTTTTCTATCTTGGTttcatgtgtaaaataaaaaatatataataaatgcttagctaacatttgaaaaaatccGTGTTCATGActgctctcaggtttctctctgctaTGTTATATTGTCTATGGTTATAACGCGACGTATGTGATTGCGCGGCGCGTGTCCTGTCaacgtcgtcgccgtcgccgtcgccgccgttgCCGCCGTCGTCGGCTCGGTTCGGCTTGGCTGCCGAGCCTCGGCAGCGTTCGGTAACGCTCGACCCTCTCGGATAACGGAACACGGAATATCGCCGGTGAGCGCTGATGATCACGGGGGATCGGCCATCGACGGCTACCAAAACCAAACGCGAGAGCGAGTCTGGAACAGGCCGATCATCACCAGACAGGGGTGGGAAAATGGCTGCCGCGGCGAACGTTGCACCGGAGAATCAGTACTTCTACGAGGATGTTGTCTATCGCATGGATAAACGGGGTAATATCGTCTACGGCATCGTCATGGAGAACGACGACTTGGACTTGTCTGAGGAGAGCAGCGACAACGAGGAGAACCTGCCGAAGCGCAAGAAGGGCGAGATCCGTATGATCTGGCATCCGTCCGGTGTCGAGGAGTTGGTCAACTGCAAAAAGGTATCTACGTGATGGTTTTTTGGCAACGTGGATCGATCTCACTGCGATTCAGCAGTCCAATGCATCACGATTTACACATCGTTTTTTTGTACGATTTTTCGACTTATGAGTGTACACCTTTTGCACCTGTCATTTTCAACCCTGGATTGAATCAGGATTTCAAAATAACGATGTTTAAACGAAGCCGTGCGTGGAGATTTTTATGACATCTTGCTTCCAGGTTCATTTGGCCGATAGAACACTCATGCCTGGAGATGTGGTACGTAGGATGATCAAGGGAAAGGATACACAAAGGGGCTACTGCAGGGATGTAGAGTTGACAGCCTGTGTACAAGTCATCGGTACCAAACAGGTTCTCACAGATATCAAAAGCGAAGACTTGATCCCATTGCAGGTATGTCAATATCTCTATGGTAGACAGTAATATGTTGTTTACATGCTGAAACACGCAGCTGTTATTTGTAGGAATTTGCGACAGATATGGCGGTGTGCATGGACTCCTGGGTTGGTGGCATTAGAATGACACATTTCAAATTATGGCTGGTAACGCCAGACGGATCTCACTGTGTCATAAACGAGATGGATTCCTGCGTGTTGGGACAGTTGGAAGAGGCACGAGATAGCGTAAGATTCAACATTCATATAGAAccgatacacacacacacacacacacacacacacacacatatatatatatatatatatatatatatttatataataaatatataataaatatatttttaggatAATGATTTTCCACATCCGACTGAATTCTATCCTGGTCAGAATCTATGGGGACCGGTTCACTGCTTAGAGGAGGCGCAATGGATTCAGTGCACAAAGGAAATGAAAgccaaaagaaaattaaaacctCAAAAAATAACCAAAGTGATTGTGGAAAAGGTGGAGACCGATTGGATAGGAGTACATTGGCAGTGCCGAGCATATTCGAAGGACGGTGCCTGGTCCGATCAGGCTCAACCAAAGTTCGTGGTTGAAGGTGAAGATCTGAAAAAGCTAAAACTGTTGAACGTATTCGAACCCTCGACGGTACAGGTCGGCAATCGTAACTTCTACGTCATTAAGGGCAATGAGAACGTTATTACCCGTGAGCAGTGGCGAAAGCAGCAAAGGGATATCTATCAAGTTCCTAAGCAAAGCCCAAAGAAGACGCGTCCGAATAGCACAGTGACGAAGTTGATGGAAGATAAGAAGAAGGAgcagaaaaaggaaaaaacgtTTGGTCAACAATCGACGGAGGAAAACGGTCAAAGTAACGGCGTTCATTCTCAAGATACCATAagcaacaatattttaatgccGCCCCCTCAACATGCTCAAAGCTCGGACGAGTGGGATACGGAAGATACGGGTTCGCAAAGTGACTCCGCTTCGGTAATTAttcgtctttctttttctctgaaTAAGAGAAGGCAATGAAAGATATAGAAATATGTGTGCGCTTTGTAGGTCTCTAGCTGTTGTTCCAGCATGTCATCAGtgggaaagaaaaagaagggtCCTGCATTGATGACGAAAGTgctgaagaaaaagaaattgcgaAAGGCAAAAAAGAAAGTACCGCCTGTTCCGTTAATTCCCGGGGCTAAGATAGTCGTAGAAACGTTGTCCACTAATACGAAAGCGAATGTGGTGTGGCAAGACGGCTCAGTAGAATTTGGTATtgataataacataattatatatgtgtagaCATTTgttagagaaaaagaaagataattacGCATCATAGGTGCACTTAAACGAAAtatctttgtttattttaaatatgaaagaatgtattgtttaaattgtgttttaatatttttatttatatttataatatcattcatttctacattattacaagaaaaacAGTTTCAATTGTTGAAACAATTTCATAATGATGCTAAATATCAGCTATTCTGTTTTAGGCATACCATCGACGCAATTGTATCCAATTCATCACCTGGATGATAAGGAATTTTTCCCAGGTGACTTTGTTGTAGATCAAAAGGAAGAATCTAGAATGTATGGCGTTGTACAAAGTGTTGATCATCAAGGCCGTACTGCCAAGATAAAATGGTTCCGTACATATACTTCTAGTCAAAACCCAGAGtaagtattacaataaaaacactttcttatcttttttatcttatgtTACCTTGGAACTttgtaatagttttatttattcagatttttgtattaatacatgtaacataaatatcaAGTGGGagttaatagaaaaatgtacataaatggAAGTATTGGACAAGAATTCTATCTTCTCTAAGTTTCTggaacttataatttaaacataatataaaattattacaaataaaatttaaaaaaaataaaatattttttctaatttgctattaattatttgcccAGACCGATCTTTCTGGAGGAACGGGAAGTGAGCGTTTACGACTTGAAGGATCATCCAGACTTTCAATACAGGCCGGGAACCTTGGTGATTCGAATAGCGAATTTCGAGGGCGAGGACGCCGGATGTACTGCTGGTCAAGTATTGGACAATTACCCAGAAGGACGAGTGAAAGTATGGTGGATTGATGATCACATTAGCATGTGCTGGCCACAGGATCTCTACAAGGTCGGCGAGTACGATAGCGACGAAGGAGAGCTGTGGGATGATGTATCGTCTGACTCGTCATGGGAAACGGAATTGGAAGATTGCTTCATCGCCGATAACGATGGTACCGAGCAGACGGAATTGGATAACATAAAACCGAAATTAGCCGCACACATTGAGAAAGCTAGAATCGCGATGTCAAGATTGGAAGAGATTTTTACGCAAAACCCATCCCTGCAAACAACAGAGGTGATGAGGAAACTACTCGAAGTCTACAAAGATTGCCGTTACATGGATAAACTGATGGGTACCACGTTCTTTCACGAATGCCACTTCCAAGGACTTCTCGAGCGAGTGAGAGAACGCGGCAGAGTAAACGTCGCGCAGCGCATGGCGGATCAAGTCACGAGACTCTTTACGCCTAAATCTGAATGTCCGGAAGAATTCATAGATAAGGATAATTCGAAAAAATCGAACAATGGCGATGATTCAAACGTAACAGAGAAACAGTTTGCCACAATTATCAACGAATCGGAGAATGATAATACTCCAAGTATCGAAAGCAATGCCAAAAAACAGGACGGCGAGGAAAGTGTTAatcgattatttatatgtCCTAATCCCAATCCCGAGGATTCCGGATTATATTCAGCGGAAAACTCGAAGAAGGAGTCGGGCTCGAGCGAGTCCAGCGGAGAATTTCTCATAAGTGAAGACGTTAATAATGTACCAGAGTGTTCGTCGACGATAAACGGTATGACTCCGCCCGAGAAGACGGAAGCAAACAAAGTGAAAAAAGTGCCGACGAGTCTGCCAACTTCTCAGAGCATCGGAACTTCGCAAGTGTGCGTTAAACTGTGTAATTTGATAAAAGCGCAACTCGTTTTAGCGCATGCCGAGGTATCGAGGAGATTCGGTTTGGGAAAAATGTCGTTGTCGGACGCAGAGAAAACCTCGTCCCCGCGGAAAAAGCAAAAGGGCGAAGAGGAAGAACGTCTGGAAACGATGACGGATCCGTCCTGTTCTGTCGAGATTCCACCGACGATTTATACCGAAGGCGAGGGCTTCTCTATTGAAGAGTCCGCGCCCGACAGTCATAAGTTCAAGCTGACCATGTTCCAGCCCACCGATATGAGTAACTTCTTTCGTACGGTATCCAAAGAATTGAAGCTGCTAAAGAGTTCGCTCCCGCCGGGTGTCTGGGTGAAGGGATTTGAGGACCGTATAGATTTGTATTCTGTCATGTTCCGTGGCCCCGAAAAGACGCCTTACGAAGATGGCCTCTTCCTTTTTGATTTCCAATTGTCCGCCGACTATCCGGCCGCACCGCCTCTTTGTCATTATATCTCCTACTGCAGCGATCGGCTAAATCCCAATCTCTATGAAGACGGGAAGGTGTGCGTGAGTCTGCTGGGTACTTGGTCTGGTCGTGGCACAGAGGTGTGGACAAGCTCGTCAACTCTGCTACAAGTGATAGTTTCGATACAGGGTCTGATTCTCGTGAGTGAGCCGTACTTTAACGAAGCCGGATTCGAGAAACAGAAGGGCTCGCAGCAAGGACGCGAAAACTCGAGAATGTACAACGAGATGGTGGTGCTAAAGCTGGTACAGGCGCAGACTAAATTGTTGCTGTATCCACCGTCTGTATTCAAGGATATAATCATCGCGCACTTCAAGAAACATGCCGAGAAGTTGCTGCAGAGATTGGAGTTATGGATGGAGATATCTGAACAGCATAACAATCAGCATCCGCTGTCTCCAGTTACTCCCACCACGTTTAAAGAAATTGCAGATAttggtatataatatattctt
The Temnothorax longispinosus isolate EJ_2023e chromosome 7, Tlon_JGU_v1, whole genome shotgun sequence DNA segment above includes these coding regions:
- the LOC139816746 gene encoding uncharacterized protein translates to MSVSDPLIKELKGWTRKLIEHAKEITDENEDLCHFCKCLENCLQKDLLPPIDSVGYFKVPYAWHWLEYVAEKNYSGYSTFLLVVEQVKQNAKVRTPAGRLRLLIRACLVRRCLHMPVEILNRIPTLAAEFYNLKSILGDDILREILLSVLLQCSKFNFKLNLRNASFLDDTWQMPKCAALELVPCKSLGISVCFTSDKALIVNVHEKSVAAEDNKVEIGDVLDEINENVINGDSKGKLRKIMKKANGQPIMLHIIKHYTKKSCELYEPIVHLIKNSDIESMKSLIQISRLDQVEGATKKTQISKSGSKTLGSGFFVKYCGSVHVGAEGDVKQIEKAIWHLLKSGEVKQVPVRFECLEIGIVVTREVDNQTICKQSYMEISSCGRTINIPDYFAFIAGETNCNVATKFDAYIFHHRNENEVQQILQSLGQGFQRTHFAV
- the LOC139816748 gene encoding galactokinase, with the translated sequence MAASLPDVDSVKAKALRAFAENFGGQAAVCAYAPGRVNLIGEHTDYNEGFVLPMALPMVTVIAGRSHGGKKTRVLSLNDVVGATNEFEFEAGSRADIKPGEPKWANYIKGCIANFICDVPAFNAVIVSTVPAGAGLSSSAALEVATYTFLETLSGKKPEKPEQKALACQKAEHDFAGVPCGIMDQFISAMGKEGCALLLDCRDLVTKQIPMLHIDNYAFLITNSNAPHKLSSSAYCERRDCCYEAAKMLGKKSLRDANMNDILALTSRNASDRIVKRARHVVTEIQRTLNAAVALEKGDFQQFGRLMNESHDSLRDDYEVSSKELDSLVSAAREVDGVLGSRLTGAGFGGCTVTLLRKDAVDKAIQHMKAKYPGTPAFYIATPSGGAREISVN